From a region of the Pirellulales bacterium genome:
- a CDS encoding carboxypeptidase-like regulatory domain-containing protein, whose protein sequence is MGGLGGRRIAPIARDCYLCLAAIALFLGVLPSGFLCPRNAARADDAKPWIAVGRVTDGSGEPMADVKVRAATGMGTLLGGGTTFTDAEGKYELRFGPGILIVNEGPYCQAAAIGATKAGLSERNMNRQGDCVAALSRVLDAPIDLSKLDTWGKPAERVFLPGVRKEINFVMVPAARASGRLVDAEGKPLAGYSVSLTGKELPPAQNVIEHDTTDDQGRFELSDLPGEFAFQFLVEPAERGPPWRAWASMPMTFADPGQRALSVAVKSAAGKMQVAGQEFELQIVGEGINWREALAQAVESTHILYQSDAGDWQIAEGARVEADAVRIVIAPDDGPAQDRKE, encoded by the coding sequence TTGGGTGGGCTAGGTGGGCGACGTATCGCGCCGATCGCGCGAGATTGCTATCTCTGCCTCGCGGCGATCGCGCTTTTTCTCGGCGTGTTGCCGTCCGGATTTCTGTGCCCGCGGAACGCCGCTCGAGCCGACGACGCGAAGCCGTGGATCGCCGTCGGCCGCGTAACCGACGGCAGCGGCGAGCCAATGGCCGACGTGAAGGTTCGCGCCGCGACGGGCATGGGCACGCTCTTGGGCGGAGGGACGACATTCACCGACGCCGAAGGAAAGTACGAATTGCGCTTCGGGCCGGGCATTTTGATCGTCAACGAGGGTCCGTATTGTCAGGCGGCGGCAATCGGGGCTACCAAAGCGGGTCTTTCCGAACGAAACATGAACCGGCAAGGCGATTGCGTGGCGGCATTAAGCCGGGTTCTCGACGCGCCGATCGACCTGAGCAAGCTCGACACGTGGGGCAAGCCGGCCGAGCGCGTCTTTCTGCCGGGAGTGCGCAAGGAGATCAACTTCGTGATGGTGCCGGCCGCCCGGGCGTCGGGCCGGCTGGTTGACGCCGAGGGGAAGCCACTGGCGGGTTACTCGGTCTCGCTCACCGGAAAGGAATTGCCGCCGGCGCAGAACGTCATCGAGCACGACACGACCGACGACCAAGGGAGATTCGAACTGTCAGACCTGCCTGGCGAATTCGCCTTCCAGTTTCTCGTCGAGCCCGCCGAGCGTGGTCCTCCGTGGCGCGCCTGGGCCAGCATGCCAATGACCTTCGCCGACCCGGGCCAAAGGGCGTTGAGCGTCGCGGTTAAGAGCGCCGCTGGAAAAATGCAGGTTGCGGGACAGGAGTTCGAACTGCAAATCGTCGGCGAGGGCATCAACTGGCGCGAGGCGCTCGCGCAGGCTGTCGAAAGTACGCATATTCTTTATCAGAGCGATGCCGGCGATTGGCAGATCGCCGAAGGGGCGCGCGTGGAGGCCGACGCCGTGCGGATCGTAATTGCGCCGGATGATGGCCCGGCGCAGGACCGCAAAGAATAA
- a CDS encoding SDR family oxidoreductase: MTTPSKTAIVTGASQGIGAGVVTAFVARGYNVVANSRSITRSGAFTSTDQLALVNGDIGDPATAAKVAETAINRFGKIDALINNAGIFLPKAFIDYTAEDFQSLVHTNVEGFLYITQLAARQMLRRKSGGSIVNVTTTLAQHPIAGVDCVVPMITKGGLEAATRNLAIEYAREGIRVNAVAPGTVDTPMHEKAPREALASLSPMGRIVSVRDIVDAIVYLTEAESVTGEILRVDAGAHVGKW; encoded by the coding sequence GTGACCACCCCATCCAAGACAGCGATCGTCACCGGGGCTTCGCAGGGCATCGGGGCCGGTGTCGTGACCGCCTTTGTCGCGCGCGGCTACAACGTCGTGGCCAATTCGCGTAGCATCACCAGATCGGGCGCATTTACTTCGACCGATCAACTGGCCCTGGTCAACGGAGACATCGGTGACCCGGCGACGGCGGCTAAGGTTGCCGAAACCGCCATTAATCGGTTCGGCAAGATCGACGCCCTGATCAACAACGCCGGCATCTTTCTGCCCAAGGCCTTCATCGATTACACGGCCGAAGATTTCCAATCGCTCGTGCACACGAACGTGGAAGGCTTCTTGTACATCACGCAGTTGGCCGCGCGGCAGATGCTGCGGCGGAAGTCCGGCGGTAGCATTGTCAACGTAACGACCACTTTAGCCCAGCATCCGATCGCCGGAGTGGACTGCGTGGTGCCAATGATTACCAAGGGCGGCCTGGAAGCGGCGACCCGGAACCTGGCCATCGAGTACGCGAGAGAAGGCATCCGGGTTAACGCCGTCGCACCGGGTACGGTCGATACGCCGATGCACGAGAAAGCGCCGCGGGAGGCGCTTGCCAGCCTGTCGCCAATGGGTCGGATTGTCAGCGTCCGCGACATTGTCGACGCGATCGTGTACCTGACCGAGGCCGAGTCAGTGACGGGCGAAATCCTGCGCGTCGACGCCGGTGCGCACGTGGGGAAGTGGTGA
- a CDS encoding histidine phosphatase family protein — translation MSNLYAIRHGQASFFAEDYDQLSLIGETQARLLGEYWARRRVIFDEVYTGPRRRHVDTARLVGNAYREAGLPWPEPVMLPGLDEYEAEAVLKQALPQLVAEHEPIRRLHEAVERATDRAAKLRAFQKMYEVVIDRWVHGQLNLPQVESWDAFCQRMHESLDRIAANPAGGRQVAAFTSGGPVGICMQRALGLTHRTTLQMAWMVRNAAFSEFIFSGERFTLSRYNAFPHLDDPEHLTYR, via the coding sequence TTGAGCAATCTCTACGCCATCCGTCATGGGCAGGCTTCGTTCTTTGCCGAAGACTATGACCAGTTGTCGCTGATTGGCGAGACGCAGGCGCGTTTGCTTGGCGAATACTGGGCCCGCCGCCGCGTGATCTTCGACGAGGTGTACACCGGGCCACGCCGCCGCCACGTCGATACGGCGCGGTTGGTGGGCAACGCATACCGCGAGGCCGGCCTTCCCTGGCCCGAGCCGGTCATGCTACCGGGGCTCGACGAGTACGAAGCCGAGGCGGTGCTCAAGCAGGCCCTGCCACAATTAGTCGCTGAGCACGAGCCGATTCGCCGCCTCCACGAAGCGGTCGAGCGGGCCACCGATCGCGCCGCGAAGCTGAGGGCCTTCCAGAAAATGTACGAGGTCGTGATCGACCGCTGGGTGCATGGGCAGCTGAATCTCCCCCAGGTCGAATCGTGGGACGCGTTTTGCCAGCGCATGCACGAGTCGCTCGACCGGATTGCCGCCAACCCGGCCGGCGGGCGGCAGGTGGCGGCCTTCACCTCGGGGGGGCCGGTCGGAATATGCATGCAGCGGGCTTTGGGGCTCACGCATCGCACTACGCTGCAAATGGCCTGGATGGTGCGAAACGCGGCTTTCAGCGAGTTCATCTTCTCCGGCGAGCGGTTCACGCTCAGCCGGTACAACGCCTTTCCGCATTTGGACGATCCCGAGCATTTGACGTACCGGTGA
- a CDS encoding tetratricopeptide repeat protein codes for MHTSLAHLAAPPTSAFRILLTVATILGVTAASRWARSEPLRIDAATEKKVYPEIEEAKQRLAKQDIEGALESFNAAAKAHSELPNGRVQLANVYFSINRPREARAQLEKGITDFPNDPETYLVMAEIALREGRWTDAGLLSERGVGLLKGFKGDADKKKDLMTRAFLGAAMTAQQHERWEDARKLLAELIKANPDSAAAHYRLGQVLFEMDKEKDAYAELQAAARMDEDIPSPEMTMAQLFEKDKDRANAEKWMKQAVAADPKRLKTRLDAVQWMLRTGDLEGAKAQVAEALKIDPESQDALFLAGRVARFSKEYPQAQKYLERAYLESPGAGSVANELALTLCEIGEDERKRAFTLAEATYRQQRDVETAATLGWICYRMGRMEDAERMFNALATANQFSPDAAYYFAVFADDRNRGEAAKGLLEAAIKGDAPFAHRAEAQKLFDRLTKKSSAVPAKTELKPAADKLELFDTSKSAPSKAPAKATPAKAPATKAPPAKGKTPTP; via the coding sequence ATGCACACTTCCCTGGCACATCTTGCTGCGCCGCCGACCTCGGCATTCCGAATTCTTCTGACCGTGGCGACGATCTTGGGGGTCACGGCAGCCAGCCGCTGGGCTCGGTCTGAACCACTACGTATCGATGCGGCCACCGAGAAAAAGGTCTATCCCGAGATCGAGGAAGCCAAGCAGCGGCTCGCGAAACAAGATATCGAAGGAGCCTTGGAATCATTTAATGCCGCGGCCAAAGCTCACTCAGAGTTGCCGAACGGGCGCGTGCAATTGGCCAACGTTTATTTTTCCATCAATCGCCCGCGCGAAGCACGTGCCCAGTTGGAGAAAGGCATTACGGATTTTCCGAATGATCCGGAAACCTACCTGGTCATGGCCGAGATTGCCTTGCGTGAAGGGCGCTGGACCGATGCGGGCCTGCTGAGCGAAAGGGGGGTCGGGCTTTTGAAGGGATTCAAAGGCGATGCCGACAAAAAGAAGGATCTGATGACCCGAGCCTTCCTCGGCGCGGCGATGACTGCCCAGCAACACGAACGCTGGGAAGACGCACGCAAACTACTCGCGGAACTGATCAAGGCGAACCCCGACTCCGCCGCGGCGCATTACCGGCTGGGGCAGGTGCTGTTCGAGATGGATAAAGAGAAAGACGCCTACGCCGAGCTTCAGGCAGCGGCCCGCATGGACGAAGACATTCCATCGCCCGAGATGACCATGGCCCAGCTCTTCGAGAAGGACAAAGACCGGGCGAATGCCGAGAAATGGATGAAGCAAGCCGTGGCCGCCGACCCCAAGAGACTGAAGACACGCCTCGACGCCGTGCAGTGGATGCTGCGCACCGGCGACCTGGAGGGGGCCAAGGCACAAGTGGCGGAGGCGCTAAAGATCGATCCGGAATCGCAGGATGCTCTGTTCCTCGCTGGCCGCGTGGCGCGCTTCTCCAAGGAATACCCCCAGGCCCAGAAATACCTCGAGCGGGCGTACCTGGAATCGCCCGGCGCGGGCAGCGTGGCCAACGAGTTGGCGCTGACGCTGTGCGAAATCGGCGAAGACGAGCGCAAACGCGCCTTCACGCTGGCCGAGGCCACCTATCGCCAACAGCGCGACGTGGAAACGGCGGCCACCCTCGGTTGGATTTGCTACCGCATGGGACGCATGGAGGATGCCGAGCGGATGTTCAACGCCCTGGCCACGGCGAATCAATTCTCGCCCGACGCCGCCTATTACTTCGCCGTCTTCGCGGATGACCGTAATCGTGGCGAGGCCGCCAAGGGGCTCTTGGAAGCGGCGATCAAGGGAGACGCCCCCTTCGCCCATCGGGCCGAGGCGCAGAAGCTGTTCGATCGACTGACGAAGAAGTCATCGGCGGTACCGGCCAAGACCGAACTCAAGCCGGCCGCAGACAAATTGGAGCTATTCGACACTTCGAAATCGGCTCCCTCAAAAGCTCCGGCAAAGGCTACGCCTGCCAAAGCGCCAGCCACGAAAGCGCCGCCGGCAAAGGGCAAAACGCCGACACCCTAA
- a CDS encoding DUF1501 domain-containing protein — MLRVLGSSRALCDGLTRRELLRVGGLGLAGLGMADLLRLQDAAAATSEARPRSFGRAKSVILIHLYGAPSQIEFVDPKPNAPVEIRGELGQIASSLPGCDVCELLPNFAKVMDRTTVLRSVTHPYPLHGVAYALTGVPAIDAPMELSPRDPRHWPFFGSVVDYVESQRERTAGAAAPKRRVPNNIALPFRFSSRRVGEVPRAGPYASFLGNEYDPVWTDFVGEGTKALTKTLAQQKFEDNDPYIGLTPDSHFVVPSATALLPELTLDRLDRRRTLLAQLDQARADLNSSAGGRQFDRYRQMTYTLLESDDLRAALDVRRESDQMRDMYGRTLFGQACLAARRLVEAGSRMVSVFWDEYGLAGSGWDTHWNHYPRMRQELCPGLDLAWYGLISDLDRRGMLDDTLVVCTSEHGRTPHIANVQGGGRDHWSRVYSALFAGGGTARGRVVGASDKHGGDVANDPVSPKDMLATMYHLLGIDHRTMVHDAQGRPLPLVDGEVISAALA; from the coding sequence ATGCTTCGCGTCCTTGGTTCATCCCGTGCCCTGTGCGATGGTCTCACGCGGCGTGAGTTGCTGCGCGTGGGCGGGCTGGGGCTGGCCGGTTTAGGGATGGCCGATCTCCTGCGATTGCAAGACGCGGCCGCCGCGACCAGCGAAGCGCGGCCCAGGTCATTCGGGCGGGCCAAGTCCGTCATCCTCATCCATCTGTACGGCGCGCCGAGCCAGATCGAGTTCGTCGACCCGAAGCCGAACGCTCCGGTCGAGATTCGTGGCGAGCTGGGGCAGATCGCCTCCAGCCTGCCTGGCTGCGACGTGTGCGAGCTCTTGCCGAACTTCGCCAAGGTGATGGACCGGACCACGGTTCTGCGTTCGGTCACGCACCCCTATCCGCTGCATGGCGTGGCGTACGCACTGACAGGCGTGCCGGCGATCGACGCGCCGATGGAACTCAGCCCACGCGATCCGCGGCATTGGCCGTTTTTCGGCTCGGTGGTCGATTACGTCGAGTCGCAGCGCGAGCGAACGGCCGGCGCGGCTGCACCGAAACGCCGCGTGCCGAACAATATCGCCCTGCCGTTCCGCTTTAGCAGCCGGCGGGTGGGCGAGGTGCCGCGCGCCGGGCCGTACGCGTCGTTCCTGGGGAACGAGTACGACCCGGTGTGGACCGATTTCGTCGGCGAAGGCACGAAGGCCCTGACCAAGACCCTCGCCCAGCAAAAGTTCGAGGACAATGACCCGTACATCGGCCTCACGCCGGATAGCCACTTCGTTGTCCCCTCCGCGACGGCGTTATTGCCGGAGTTGACGCTTGATCGGCTCGATCGGCGGCGAACTTTGCTGGCCCAGTTGGATCAGGCTCGGGCTGATTTGAACAGTAGCGCCGGCGGCCGGCAGTTCGATCGTTATCGACAGATGACCTATACGCTGCTGGAATCGGACGACCTGCGCGCTGCCCTGGACGTGCGACGCGAATCGGACCAGATGCGCGATATGTACGGCCGGACGCTCTTTGGCCAGGCGTGCCTGGCGGCGCGACGGCTGGTCGAAGCGGGCAGCCGGATGGTGAGCGTTTTTTGGGACGAGTACGGCCTGGCCGGCAGCGGCTGGGACACGCATTGGAACCATTATCCGCGCATGCGCCAGGAGCTTTGTCCGGGACTGGACCTGGCCTGGTACGGCCTGATTTCGGACCTCGACCGGCGCGGCATGCTCGACGATACGCTGGTCGTCTGTACCAGCGAACATGGCCGCACGCCACATATCGCCAATGTCCAAGGGGGCGGGCGGGACCATTGGTCGAGAGTTTATTCGGCACTTTTTGCCGGCGGTGGCACGGCGCGAGGCCGGGTCGTGGGGGCCTCGGACAAGCATGGCGGCGACGTCGCCAACGATCCAGTCAGCCCGAAGGATATGCTGGCCACGATGTATCACTTGCTGGGCATCGACCACCGCACGATGGTACACGACGCGCAGGGGCGCCCGTTGCCGCTCGTCGATGGCGAAGTGATTTCGGCCGCGCTGGCGTAG
- a CDS encoding phosphotransferase family protein, which produces MTDILDKTRAVRSGEELDLAKLEAYLRKHLPQAAGSLTIEQFPAGHSNLTYSVRLGDLDMVLRRPPFGSKVKSAHDMGREYRVLSKLHKAFAPAPEPVLYCEDEAVLGAPFYLMKRIRGVIIRREPPQGLDFSPNVARRLSESFVDTLATLHGLDYEKIGLGDLGKPVGYMQRQVEGWVKRYYGSQTHDIPEVEPVSRWMAEHMPAHSDATLIHNDYKYDNVIVAADDVTRIIGVLDWEMCTLGDPLSDLGTALCYWINADDPGEMQLIRWAPTTEPGSMTRAELATRYAEKTGRDTSGMAFYYVYAMFKTAVIAQQIYYRYHHGMTKDERFVAFLEAAKIMMRASLRAAETGKY; this is translated from the coding sequence TTGACCGACATTCTCGACAAGACGCGCGCTGTTCGCTCGGGCGAGGAACTCGATCTCGCCAAGCTCGAAGCCTACCTGCGCAAGCATTTGCCGCAGGCCGCCGGCTCGCTCACCATCGAGCAGTTTCCCGCCGGCCATTCGAACCTCACCTATTCGGTCCGCCTGGGCGATTTGGATATGGTGCTGCGGCGTCCTCCGTTTGGCAGCAAGGTGAAAAGCGCTCACGACATGGGACGTGAGTACCGCGTGCTCTCGAAATTGCACAAAGCGTTCGCGCCCGCGCCGGAACCGGTTTTGTATTGCGAAGATGAGGCCGTCCTCGGCGCACCCTTCTACTTGATGAAGCGTATCCGCGGCGTGATTATCCGCCGCGAGCCGCCGCAGGGCCTCGACTTTTCGCCGAATGTCGCTCGCCGGCTCAGTGAATCGTTCGTCGATACGCTGGCCACGCTGCACGGGCTGGACTACGAAAAAATCGGCCTCGGAGACCTCGGCAAGCCAGTCGGCTATATGCAGCGGCAGGTTGAGGGGTGGGTGAAGCGCTATTACGGCTCGCAAACGCACGACATCCCCGAGGTCGAGCCGGTCAGCCGCTGGATGGCCGAGCACATGCCGGCCCATTCCGACGCGACCCTGATCCACAACGATTACAAGTACGACAATGTGATCGTGGCGGCCGACGACGTCACGCGCATCATCGGCGTGCTCGATTGGGAAATGTGTACGCTCGGCGATCCGCTCTCCGACCTGGGCACGGCGCTGTGCTACTGGATCAACGCCGACGATCCCGGCGAGATGCAACTGATCCGCTGGGCCCCCACGACCGAGCCCGGCAGCATGACCCGGGCGGAACTCGCCACCCGTTATGCCGAGAAAACCGGCCGCGACACGTCGGGTATGGCGTTCTACTACGTCTACGCCATGTTCAAAACGGCCGTCATCGCGCAGCAGATCTATTACCGCTACCACCACGGCATGACCAAGGACGAGCGCTTCGTGGCATTTTTAGAGGCCGCGAAGATCATGATGCGCGCCAGCCTGCGGGCGGCAGAGACGGGAAAGTACTGA
- a CDS encoding deoxyhypusine synthase family protein: MSISQFMDQHFRHFNARETVDASRAWKKHLDDGGKMFLAMAGAMSTAELGISLAKMIRAGKIHAISCTAANFEEDIFNLVAHKDYCMVPHYRDLSPDAEVELRDKGFNRVTDTCIPETVIRHIEGKLLEYWIEAGEKGESYFSCEYFYRLIKDGVLEKVRHIPKEHSWVWAAYDMKIPVYTPGYEDSTLGNIFAARVLEGRVKSHNVIKSGTAQMEHLVRWYLDTVEKSQIGFFQIGGGIAGDFAICAVPLIIQDLEKDVSLWSYFCQISDSTTSFGSYSGAVPNEKITWWKLDRDAPKFMINSDASIVAPLMFAYVLGE, translated from the coding sequence ATGTCGATTTCGCAGTTCATGGATCAGCACTTCCGGCACTTCAACGCCCGCGAAACCGTCGACGCCTCGCGCGCCTGGAAGAAACATCTCGACGACGGCGGCAAGATGTTTCTGGCCATGGCCGGAGCGATGAGCACCGCCGAGCTGGGCATCTCGCTGGCCAAGATGATCCGCGCCGGCAAGATTCACGCCATCAGTTGCACGGCTGCCAATTTCGAAGAGGACATCTTCAATCTGGTCGCGCACAAAGATTACTGCATGGTGCCCCACTACCGCGACCTGTCCCCCGATGCTGAAGTCGAGCTTCGCGACAAGGGCTTTAACCGGGTCACGGATACCTGCATTCCGGAAACCGTTATCCGCCACATCGAAGGCAAGCTCTTGGAATACTGGATCGAGGCCGGCGAGAAAGGCGAGTCGTACTTCTCCTGCGAGTACTTCTACCGCCTGATCAAGGACGGAGTGTTAGAGAAGGTTCGCCACATCCCGAAGGAGCACTCCTGGGTATGGGCCGCCTACGACATGAAGATTCCGGTTTACACGCCGGGCTACGAAGATTCCACGCTGGGCAATATTTTCGCCGCCCGCGTGCTCGAGGGGCGCGTGAAGAGCCACAACGTCATCAAGAGTGGCACCGCGCAGATGGAGCACCTGGTGCGCTGGTATCTCGACACGGTCGAAAAATCGCAGATCGGCTTTTTCCAGATCGGCGGCGGCATCGCCGGCGACTTCGCGATCTGCGCCGTTCCGCTGATCATCCAGGACCTGGAAAAAGACGTCAGCCTGTGGAGCTACTTCTGCCAGATCTCGGATTCGACCACGTCCTTCGGCTCGTATTCGGGCGCCGTGCCGAACGAAAAGATCACCTGGTGGAAACTCGACCGCGACGCCCCGAAGTTCATGATCAACTCCGACGCGTCAATCGTGGCGCCCTTGATGTTTGCGTACGTGCTGGGGGAATAG
- a CDS encoding glucose 1-dehydrogenase, whose amino-acid sequence MAESIKARFNLTGKVAIVTGASKGIGESIARGLAEFGAKVMVSSRKQDAVDAVAKTIQAAGGEADAFAAHAGSTADLHALVDKTVARFGGVDIIVNNAAANPVFGPIVMADEGVFDKIMAVNVKGPLELAKKAFPIMVERGGGSVINISSIGGISPEPMLGIYSVSKAALISLTKVLAAEWGAVKIRVNAICPGLVQTKFSKALWETESNLEKFTSQLPLGRMAQPDEIAPLAVFLAGDAASYCTGSVYLADGGHVI is encoded by the coding sequence ATGGCCGAATCGATTAAAGCGCGTTTCAATCTCACCGGCAAGGTGGCCATCGTCACCGGAGCGAGCAAGGGGATCGGCGAATCGATCGCCCGCGGCCTGGCCGAGTTCGGCGCCAAGGTCATGGTCAGCAGCCGCAAGCAGGACGCCGTGGACGCGGTGGCGAAAACGATCCAAGCCGCGGGGGGTGAAGCCGACGCTTTTGCGGCCCACGCCGGCAGCACCGCTGATCTTCACGCCTTGGTCGACAAGACCGTCGCGCGCTTCGGGGGCGTCGACATCATCGTCAACAACGCCGCGGCCAACCCGGTGTTCGGGCCGATTGTCATGGCCGACGAGGGGGTGTTCGACAAGATCATGGCCGTGAACGTCAAAGGGCCGTTGGAACTGGCGAAAAAAGCCTTTCCCATCATGGTCGAGCGCGGCGGCGGGTCGGTGATCAATATCAGCAGCATCGGCGGTATCAGTCCCGAGCCGATGCTGGGCATTTATAGCGTGAGCAAGGCGGCGCTGATCAGCCTCACCAAGGTGCTGGCCGCCGAATGGGGCGCCGTGAAGATTCGCGTCAACGCCATCTGTCCGGGCCTGGTGCAGACGAAATTCAGCAAGGCGTTGTGGGAGACCGAGAGCAACCTCGAAAAGTTTACCTCGCAACTGCCGCTGGGCCGCATGGCACAGCCCGATGAAATCGCGCCCTTGGCAGTCTTTTTGGCCGGCGACGCGGCATCGTACTGCACCGGCAGCGTCTATCTGGCTGACGGTGGCCACGTGATCTAG
- a CDS encoding DJ-1/PfpI family protein, protein MPTTTVTKTRQVALLLFNDVEVLDFCGPFEVFSVTGQQESPRPFRVYTVAERLATVTARNGLKVVPDFTLADAPPADVLIVPGGQGTRREMHNAALLAWIAERAAAAELILSVCTGALLLAKANLLDGLRATTHHGAIDLLRTTAPRTQVDANERVVDNGRIITSAGIAAGIDMSLYVVARLLGQAQAEQTARHMEYPWPRPNWQTGG, encoded by the coding sequence ATGCCCACGACCACCGTCACGAAAACTCGCCAGGTGGCCCTGCTCCTCTTCAACGACGTCGAAGTGCTCGACTTCTGTGGGCCATTCGAGGTCTTCTCCGTCACCGGGCAGCAGGAATCGCCGCGGCCGTTTCGGGTCTATACCGTGGCCGAGCGGTTAGCTACGGTCACGGCTAGAAACGGACTGAAGGTCGTGCCCGATTTTACGCTGGCCGACGCCCCGCCGGCCGATGTCTTGATTGTGCCCGGCGGTCAGGGAACGCGGCGCGAAATGCACAACGCGGCGCTTCTGGCATGGATCGCCGAGCGCGCGGCAGCGGCCGAACTCATTTTGTCGGTATGCACCGGCGCGCTTTTGTTGGCGAAGGCCAACCTGCTTGACGGGCTGCGTGCCACCACGCATCACGGTGCGATCGACCTGCTGCGTACAACAGCGCCGCGAACGCAAGTCGACGCCAACGAGCGCGTGGTGGATAACGGCCGCATTATCACCAGCGCCGGGATCGCCGCCGGCATCGATATGTCGCTCTACGTCGTAGCCAGGCTGCTAGGGCAAGCACAGGCCGAGCAGACGGCCAGGCACATGGAGTACCCCTGGCCGCGCCCCAATTGGCAGACGGGCGGATGA
- a CDS encoding acyl-CoA dehydrogenase family protein translates to MDFSVSPKMQEILARMREFVEKELYPLEPHARDRGFKATVPQLREKRAKVREMGLWCPQIPKEHGGMGLSLLEHGMVSEVLGRSTLGHYCFNCQAPDAGNMEILMMFGTDEQKKSWLRPLLAGEIRSCFSMTEPDRPGSNPVWMDTLAVKQGNDYVINGRKWFTSSYDGSAFAIVMAVTNPEAPPHKRASQIIVPVNTPGFKFVRNIELMGHAGDDYDSHAEVVYEDCRVPQSNLLGKEGEGFAIAQERLGPGRIHHCMRWIGICERSFDLMCQRAASRELAPGKPLGTQQIIQQWIADSRAEINAARLMVLEAAWKIDNQGMAAAREEISCIKFFAADVLLKVIDRAIQVHGALGITTDTPLSIYLRNERGARIYDGADEVHKMVVAKRILGRYGLKIS, encoded by the coding sequence ATGGACTTCTCTGTTTCGCCAAAGATGCAGGAGATCCTCGCGCGGATGCGCGAGTTCGTCGAGAAGGAGCTCTATCCCCTTGAGCCGCACGCACGTGATCGCGGGTTCAAGGCCACCGTTCCGCAACTGCGCGAAAAGCGCGCCAAGGTGCGTGAGATGGGCCTGTGGTGCCCGCAGATTCCCAAGGAGCACGGCGGAATGGGCCTGTCGCTGCTTGAACACGGCATGGTCAGCGAAGTGCTCGGTCGCAGCACGCTGGGACATTATTGCTTCAACTGCCAGGCGCCGGATGCGGGCAATATGGAAATCCTGATGATGTTCGGCACCGACGAGCAGAAGAAGTCATGGCTGCGGCCATTGCTCGCCGGGGAGATTCGCAGTTGCTTCTCGATGACCGAGCCCGACCGTCCCGGTTCGAACCCCGTGTGGATGGACACCCTGGCCGTGAAACAGGGCAACGACTACGTGATCAACGGCCGCAAGTGGTTCACCTCGTCGTACGACGGTTCGGCCTTTGCCATCGTGATGGCCGTGACGAACCCCGAGGCGCCGCCGCACAAGCGGGCCAGCCAGATCATCGTGCCGGTGAACACGCCGGGCTTCAAATTCGTTCGCAATATCGAGCTGATGGGGCACGCCGGCGACGATTACGACAGCCACGCGGAAGTGGTCTACGAAGATTGCCGCGTACCGCAAAGCAACCTGCTGGGCAAAGAAGGAGAAGGGTTTGCCATTGCCCAGGAGCGGCTCGGTCCCGGCCGCATTCACCATTGCATGCGGTGGATCGGCATCTGCGAGCGCTCGTTCGATCTGATGTGCCAGCGCGCCGCCAGCCGCGAATTGGCGCCAGGCAAGCCATTGGGCACGCAGCAGATCATCCAGCAGTGGATCGCCGACAGCCGCGCGGAAATCAACGCCGCCCGACTGATGGTGCTGGAAGCCGCCTGGAAAATCGACAATCAGGGGATGGCCGCGGCGCGCGAGGAGATTTCGTGCATCAAGTTCTTTGCCGCCGACGTGCTCTTGAAAGTCATCGACCGGGCCATCCAGGTACATGGCGCACTCGGCATTACGACCGACACCCCGCTGTCGATTTATCTGCGCAACGAGCGGGGGGCGCGCATCTACGACGGAGCCGACGAGGTCCACAAAATGGTCGTTGCCAAGCGCATTCTCGGCCGTTACGGACTGAAGATTTCCTGA